A single Pirellulales bacterium DNA region contains:
- the ssb gene encoding single-stranded DNA-binding protein, producing MASYNRVILMGNLTRDPELRYIPSGTAVTDIGLAVNDRRKNASGEWVDETTFVDVTLWGRTAEVACEYLSKGSPLFIEGRLKLDTWEKDGKKNYKLRVVCDRMQMVGGKGGGGGGGGGGRGGASQSTPAHDESEAGFGGGGGDYYEEAPAGNAAPSRSGGTAPNDDIPF from the coding sequence ATGGCCAGCTACAACCGCGTCATCTTAATGGGCAACTTGACACGCGACCCGGAGTTGCGCTATATCCCCAGCGGCACGGCGGTGACTGACATCGGGCTGGCAGTGAACGATCGCCGCAAGAATGCCAGCGGGGAATGGGTCGATGAAACGACGTTCGTCGATGTGACGCTCTGGGGCCGGACGGCCGAAGTCGCTTGCGAGTATCTCAGCAAGGGATCGCCGTTGTTTATCGAGGGCCGGCTCAAGCTCGACACTTGGGAAAAGGATGGCAAGAAGAATTACAAACTGCGCGTCGTTTGCGACCGAATGCAGATGGTCGGTGGCAAAGGGGGCGGTGGAGGCGGTGGAGGAGGAGGTCGTGGGGGCGCCAGTCAAAGCACTCCGGCCCACGATGAATCCGAGGCCGGTTTCGGCGGCGGTGGCGGTGACTACTACGAAGAAGCGCCAGCCGGCAATGCCGCTCCCAGCCGCTCCGGCGGCACCGCCCCGAACGACGACATTCCATTTTAA
- the rplI gene encoding 50S ribosomal protein L9, with translation MPETISKQRTHKHSRRLNRGPHGGIELLLVQSVDHLGKQGEVVEVKRGYAINYLLPQGLATIATDHHKRMVEKHRARLLAIQNERLASLRDFADQLGRQSITIEANANDEGHLYGSVGAPEIVKALKQHEFTITADQVRLKGPLKELGLYTVQIHLGQEIEGELKVWVVPMVAVDQEPAADAKAEAKSPPAK, from the coding sequence ATGCCAGAAACGATTTCGAAACAGCGTACCCACAAGCATTCTCGGCGGCTCAACCGCGGTCCTCACGGCGGCATCGAGCTGCTGCTGGTCCAATCGGTCGATCACCTCGGCAAGCAAGGCGAGGTCGTCGAGGTGAAGCGCGGCTACGCGATCAACTACCTCTTGCCGCAGGGGTTGGCCACGATCGCCACCGATCATCACAAGCGAATGGTCGAGAAGCATCGCGCTCGGTTGCTGGCGATCCAGAACGAGCGGCTGGCCAGCTTGCGGGATTTTGCCGATCAATTGGGACGGCAGAGCATCACGATCGAAGCCAACGCCAACGACGAAGGGCATCTCTACGGCTCCGTCGGCGCACCCGAAATCGTCAAGGCCCTCAAGCAGCACGAGTTCACGATCACTGCCGACCAAGTTCGCCTCAAGGGCCCGCTCAAGGAGTTGGGCCTCTACACGGTCCAAATCCATCTCGGACAGGAAATCGAAGGGGAATTGAAGGTCTGGGTCGTGCCGATGGTGGCTGTCGATCAGGAGCCTGCGGCCGACGCGAAGGCCGAGGCGAAGAGCCCGCCGGCGAAGTGA